Proteins encoded in a region of the Geobacillus genomosp. 3 genome:
- the argB gene encoding acetylglutamate kinase, which produces MGKTVVIKCGGSVLEELSPAFFASVNAMREQGMDVVIVHGGGPEIGQMLKTLRVSSEFVNGLRKTTKDVLAVVEMVLSGKVNKQLVTMLTQHGLPAVGISGVDGGLLEAEPIDLAKLGYVGRVKTVRSQLLRTLLAAGYIPVISPLGADQNGQTYNINADTAAGAVAAAIGAGELAFVTNVPGILQDGALVKEATAETVEQLIEDGVITGGMIPKVKAALSALSDALPKVMIVSGKTPFYQNGTWQGTTIRKEVGVYL; this is translated from the coding sequence ATGGGAAAAACGGTCGTCATCAAATGCGGCGGCAGCGTGTTAGAAGAGCTGTCCCCCGCCTTTTTTGCCAGCGTGAACGCGATGCGGGAACAAGGGATGGATGTCGTTATCGTCCACGGCGGCGGGCCGGAAATCGGACAGATGCTCAAAACGCTTCGCGTATCGAGCGAGTTTGTCAACGGTTTGCGCAAAACGACAAAAGACGTGCTCGCCGTTGTGGAAATGGTGCTCTCCGGCAAAGTGAACAAACAGCTTGTCACGATGCTCACGCAGCACGGGCTGCCGGCGGTCGGCATTTCCGGTGTGGACGGCGGGCTGCTGGAAGCCGAACCAATTGATTTGGCCAAACTTGGCTATGTCGGCCGTGTGAAAACCGTTCGTTCCCAGCTGTTGCGCACGCTGCTTGCGGCCGGCTACATTCCGGTGATTTCTCCGCTTGGCGCCGACCAAAACGGGCAAACGTACAACATTAATGCCGATACGGCCGCCGGGGCGGTTGCGGCCGCGATCGGCGCCGGTGAGCTCGCGTTTGTGACGAACGTGCCCGGCATTTTGCAAGACGGCGCGCTCGTTAAGGAAGCGACAGCCGAAACGGTCGAGCAGTTGATTGAGGATGGCGTCATCACCGGCGGGATGATTCCGAAAGTGAAGGCGGCGCTCTCCGCCTTATCTGACGCGTTGCCGAAGGTGATGATCGTCAGCGGCAAAACGCCGTTTTACCAGAACGGAACATGGCAAGGGACAACGATTCGCAAAGAAGTGGGGGTCTATTTATGA
- a CDS encoding YwiC-like family protein translates to MANKSKWVMPKQHGAWAMLIIPFWLGAYAGGLSWIHAPLFLAWLALYLATYPLLMAVKTKRKDPYVPAAARYGTIAALGLVVSLWQQPALFYFGLAMVPFFLVNTYYSKKKNERAFWNDVAAIAAFCIGGLAAFYAGRGALTLEAFELALFSFLFFLGSTFYVKTMIREKKNERYKWLSWGYHALLIAGLIAIGETFAVLAYAPSVIRAVYLYGKSLPIMKLGILEITNAAYFFIAMIVLYS, encoded by the coding sequence ATGGCAAACAAAAGCAAATGGGTGATGCCAAAACAGCACGGCGCCTGGGCGATGCTCATCATCCCGTTTTGGCTCGGGGCGTATGCGGGCGGGCTTTCATGGATTCACGCGCCGCTTTTTCTCGCCTGGCTTGCCCTCTATTTAGCAACATATCCGCTTTTAATGGCGGTGAAAACGAAGCGGAAAGACCCGTACGTACCTGCCGCCGCCCGCTACGGCACCATCGCCGCCCTAGGGCTTGTCGTCTCCCTTTGGCAGCAGCCGGCGCTTTTCTACTTCGGGCTCGCCATGGTGCCGTTTTTCTTGGTGAACACATACTATAGCAAGAAAAAGAACGAGCGCGCCTTTTGGAACGACGTGGCGGCCATTGCGGCGTTTTGCATCGGCGGCCTCGCCGCCTTTTACGCCGGACGCGGGGCGTTGACGCTCGAAGCGTTTGAACTCGCCTTGTTTTCCTTCCTCTTTTTCCTCGGCAGCACGTTTTACGTGAAAACGATGATTCGGGAAAAGAAAAACGAGCGGTACAAATGGCTGTCATGGGGCTACCATGCCCTGCTCATTGCCGGCCTTATCGCCATCGGCGAGACGTTCGCCGTTTTGGCCTACGCACCGAGCGTCATCCGCGCCGTTTATTTATACGGCAAGTCGCTGCCGATCATGAAACTGGGCATCTTGGAAATCACCAATGCAGCGTACTTTTTCATCGCGATGATCGTGCTCTATTCTTGA
- a CDS encoding Crp/Fnr family transcriptional regulator, giving the protein MDRISSELRELLTTIYRTIPVKKGTFLFQEGEKADDIYYIQSGKIQISKTNMDGQELTLRICSQGDLIGELTLFCPGARYMLTAKVLEDGTVSAIRRETLETELANNPKLAIEFMKWMSLHFRKTQTKFRDLILHGKKGALYSTLIRLCNSYGVMKEDGILIDVPLTNQELANFCGTAREVVNRMLGDLRKKGVISVEKGKIHVHDLQYLRNEIACEGCPPELCSIE; this is encoded by the coding sequence ATGGATCGTATATCTTCGGAACTGCGGGAGTTGTTGACAACCATTTACCGCACAATTCCGGTCAAGAAAGGGACGTTCTTGTTTCAAGAAGGGGAAAAAGCAGACGACATTTACTATATACAATCCGGCAAAATCCAAATCAGCAAAACGAACATGGACGGTCAGGAACTGACGCTGCGCATTTGCAGCCAAGGCGACTTGATCGGCGAGCTGACGCTCTTTTGCCCCGGCGCCCGCTACATGCTGACGGCGAAAGTGCTCGAAGACGGCACCGTTTCCGCCATTCGGCGTGAAACGCTCGAGACAGAGCTGGCCAACAACCCGAAACTGGCGATTGAGTTTATGAAATGGATGAGCCTTCATTTCCGCAAAACGCAGACGAAATTCCGCGACCTCATTTTACATGGCAAAAAAGGGGCGCTTTATTCAACGCTCATCCGTCTGTGCAACAGCTACGGGGTGATGAAAGAAGACGGCATTTTGATCGACGTGCCGCTGACGAACCAAGAGCTTGCCAACTTTTGCGGCACCGCCCGCGAAGTCGTCAACCGCATGCTCGGCGATTTGCGGAAAAAAGGCGTCATCTCCGTGGAGAAAGGAAAAATCCACGTCCACGACCTGCAATACTTGCGCAACGAAATCGCCTGCGAAGGTTGCCCGCCCGAGCTGTGCAGCATCGAGTGA
- a CDS encoding acetylornithine transaminase, with protein sequence MSALFPTYNRWNIAVQAAEGAVVTDVNGKQYLDFVSGIAVCNLGHRHPHVQKAVETQLNQYWHVSNLFTIPIQEEVAAQLVAHSAGDYVFFCNSGAEANEAALKLARKHTGRHKVITFRQSFHGRTFATMAATGQEKVHSGFGPLLSEFVHLPFNDVAALKQAMGEDVAAVMLEVVQGEGGVRPIDRAFLQTAAELCQKHGALLIIDEVQTGIGRTGKPFAYQHFGIEPDIMTAAKGLGSGIPVGAMIGKAFLKDSFGPGVHGSTFGGNPVAMAAAKATLDVVFDPAFLQEVQEKGRYLLERLTTALTAFDIVTDVRGLGLLVGIECQTDVAPLLPVIHENGLLVLSAGPKVIRLLPPLVVTKAEIDQAVDVLAAVLKHANASAVL encoded by the coding sequence ATGAGCGCGCTGTTTCCGACCTACAACCGTTGGAACATCGCCGTTCAAGCGGCGGAAGGGGCGGTTGTGACCGATGTGAACGGAAAACAATATCTTGATTTTGTCTCCGGCATTGCTGTCTGCAATCTCGGGCATCGTCATCCGCACGTGCAAAAGGCGGTTGAAACGCAACTGAATCAATATTGGCATGTCTCAAACTTATTTACGATTCCGATTCAAGAGGAAGTGGCCGCACAGCTTGTCGCCCATAGCGCCGGTGATTATGTCTTTTTCTGCAACAGCGGGGCGGAGGCGAATGAAGCGGCGCTGAAGCTGGCGCGCAAACATACTGGGAGACATAAAGTCATCACATTCCGCCAGTCGTTTCATGGCCGCACGTTTGCGACGATGGCGGCGACCGGGCAAGAGAAAGTGCATAGCGGCTTCGGTCCGCTTCTTTCAGAATTCGTCCATTTGCCGTTTAACGATGTGGCGGCGCTTAAGCAGGCGATGGGCGAGGACGTGGCGGCAGTCATGCTTGAAGTCGTCCAAGGGGAAGGCGGTGTCCGCCCGATTGACCGGGCGTTTTTGCAGACGGCAGCGGAGCTGTGCCAAAAACACGGTGCGCTCTTGATCATCGATGAAGTGCAAACCGGCATCGGCCGGACCGGAAAGCCGTTTGCTTATCAGCATTTCGGCATCGAGCCGGACATCATGACAGCTGCCAAGGGGCTTGGCAGCGGCATTCCGGTTGGCGCAATGATCGGCAAAGCGTTTTTAAAAGATTCGTTCGGCCCTGGGGTGCACGGGTCGACGTTTGGCGGCAATCCGGTCGCGATGGCGGCGGCGAAAGCGACGTTGGACGTCGTGTTTGACCCGGCGTTTTTGCAAGAGGTGCAAGAAAAGGGACGCTATTTGCTTGAACGGTTAACCACAGCGCTTACTGCGTTTGACATCGTTACGGATGTGCGCGGGCTCGGGTTGCTTGTCGGGATCGAGTGCCAAACAGACGTTGCCCCGCTCTTGCCTGTGATTCACGAAAACGGCTTGCTCGTCCTCTCGGCGGGGCCGAAGGTGATTCGCCTGCTGCCGCCGCTTGTCGTGACAAAAGCGGAAATCGATCAAGCAGTCGACGTGTTAGCGGCCGTGTTGAAACACGCTAATGCCTCAGCCGTCTTGTGA
- a CDS encoding carbamoyl phosphate synthase large subunit produces MPKDPSLQSILLIGSGPIVIGQAAEFDYSGTQACIALKEEGYRVILVNNNPATIMTDDVHADAVYFEPLTVEAVEAVIAKERPDGLLATFGGQTGLNLAFQLHEAGVLEKYGVKLLGTPIEAIKRGEDREAFRALMHELGEPVPESEIVTSVDEAVAFAKRIGFPIIIRPAYTLGGTGGGIAENMEQFVALVEKGLSESPIHQCLIERSVAGFKEIEYEVMRDQSNTCITVCNMENVDPVGIHTGDSIVVAPSQTLTDEEYQMLRSSAVNIISALGIIGGCNIQFALDPNSKHYYLIEVNPRVSRSSALASKATGYPIARIAAKLAVGYTLAELINPVTKTTYASFEPALDYVVVKFPRLPFDKFPHADRKLGTQMKATGEVMAIDRNMERAFQKAVQSLEGKNNGLFWPELAAKTNDELKQLLADKDDRRFFAILELLRRGVTVEAIHEWTKIDRFFLCSFERLVALEKQAAAATLDTIEEPTFRYLKEKGFSDAFLAETWGVSELDVRKKRKELGIMPSYKMVDTCAAEFHSETDYYYSSYFGEDERKEASGKEKVLIIGAGPIRIGQGIEFDYSSVHSVFALQQEGYETVMINNNPETVSTDFAVADRLYFEPLTLESVLDVIEAEQIKHVIVQFGGQTAINLVKGLEEAGVPLLGVTYDMIDQLEDRDRFYQLLEELDIPHVPGLMANNAEELAAGAGQIGYPVLLRPSYVIGGRGMFIVRDEAQLAALVEQGELTYPILIDAYLDGKEAEADIVTDGTDIVLPVVIEHVEKAGVHSGDSYAWLPAQTLTDEEKAKIVDYAGRIAKKLGFKGIMNIQYVIAGGNVYVLEVNPRASRTVPIVSKTTGVPLAQIATKLLLGKSLVDIVDDKERGLAVMPYAVLKYPVFSTYKLPGVDPTVGPEMKSTGEGISIAATKEEAAYKAFYAYLQKKANAKEIYVIGDIDEALAAEIEAKQLAIVSKVPLAEWVKRSAALAVIDLRKEEGEASKRMAALSRQLLVFTERETVKLFLQALDVDHLDVQPIHDWLAKKKQAEQAVIA; encoded by the coding sequence ATGCCTAAAGATCCATCGCTTCAATCGATTCTCCTGATCGGATCAGGGCCGATCGTCATCGGTCAGGCGGCTGAGTTTGACTACTCGGGAACGCAGGCGTGCATCGCCTTGAAAGAAGAAGGATATCGCGTCATTTTAGTGAACAACAATCCGGCGACGATCATGACCGATGACGTCCACGCCGATGCTGTGTATTTTGAGCCGCTCACCGTCGAAGCGGTCGAAGCGGTCATCGCCAAAGAGCGCCCGGATGGGCTGCTGGCGACGTTCGGCGGCCAGACCGGTCTTAACTTGGCGTTTCAGCTTCATGAGGCCGGCGTTTTGGAAAAGTACGGGGTGAAACTGCTCGGAACACCGATTGAAGCCATTAAGCGCGGAGAAGACCGCGAAGCGTTCCGCGCGTTAATGCATGAGCTTGGCGAACCGGTGCCGGAAAGCGAAATTGTCACAAGCGTTGACGAAGCGGTCGCGTTCGCCAAACGAATCGGTTTTCCGATCATTATTCGTCCTGCGTATACGCTCGGCGGGACGGGCGGCGGCATCGCCGAAAACATGGAGCAGTTTGTCGCACTCGTAGAAAAGGGATTGAGCGAGAGCCCGATCCACCAATGTTTAATCGAGCGGAGCGTCGCCGGATTTAAGGAAATTGAATATGAAGTGATGCGCGATCAGTCGAATACGTGCATCACGGTGTGCAATATGGAAAACGTTGACCCGGTCGGCATTCATACGGGCGACTCGATCGTCGTCGCACCGTCGCAGACATTGACGGATGAAGAATACCAAATGCTCCGCTCATCGGCGGTGAACATCATTTCCGCATTAGGGATCATCGGCGGGTGCAACATTCAGTTTGCTTTGGATCCAAACAGCAAACACTATTACTTGATCGAAGTCAACCCGCGCGTCAGCCGCTCGTCGGCGCTCGCGTCCAAAGCGACCGGCTACCCGATCGCCCGCATTGCCGCGAAGCTCGCGGTCGGCTACACGCTCGCGGAACTGATCAACCCGGTGACGAAAACGACGTACGCCAGCTTTGAGCCGGCGTTGGACTATGTTGTCGTCAAATTTCCGCGCCTGCCGTTTGACAAGTTTCCGCATGCCGATCGGAAGCTCGGCACGCAAATGAAGGCGACCGGGGAAGTGATGGCGATCGACCGCAACATGGAGCGGGCGTTCCAAAAAGCGGTGCAGTCGCTTGAAGGGAAAAACAACGGACTGTTTTGGCCGGAACTTGCAGCCAAAACGAATGATGAACTGAAACAGCTGCTTGCCGACAAAGACGACCGCCGCTTTTTCGCGATTTTGGAACTGCTCCGCCGCGGTGTGACGGTGGAGGCGATCCATGAATGGACGAAAATCGACCGCTTTTTCCTTTGCTCGTTCGAGCGGCTTGTCGCCCTTGAAAAACAGGCGGCGGCTGCGACGCTGGACACGATTGAGGAGCCAACGTTCCGTTACCTAAAAGAAAAAGGGTTCAGCGACGCCTTTTTGGCTGAAACGTGGGGCGTGTCAGAACTTGACGTGCGCAAAAAACGGAAAGAGCTCGGCATCATGCCGTCATACAAAATGGTCGACACGTGTGCGGCTGAATTTCATTCAGAGACAGACTACTACTACTCGTCCTATTTCGGCGAAGACGAGCGGAAGGAAGCGAGCGGCAAAGAGAAAGTGCTGATCATCGGCGCCGGTCCGATTCGCATCGGCCAAGGCATTGAGTTTGACTACAGTTCGGTCCATAGCGTGTTTGCGCTGCAGCAAGAAGGCTATGAAACAGTGATGATCAACAACAATCCGGAAACCGTCAGCACCGACTTTGCCGTCGCCGACCGCCTTTACTTTGAACCGCTGACGCTTGAGAGCGTCCTCGATGTCATCGAGGCGGAGCAAATCAAACATGTCATCGTCCAATTTGGCGGCCAGACGGCCATCAATTTGGTCAAAGGGCTTGAGGAAGCCGGTGTGCCACTGTTGGGTGTCACGTACGATATGATTGACCAGCTCGAGGACCGCGACCGGTTTTACCAGTTGCTTGAAGAGCTCGATATTCCGCACGTGCCAGGGCTGATGGCCAACAATGCCGAAGAGCTCGCGGCCGGTGCCGGGCAAATCGGCTATCCGGTGCTGCTCCGTCCATCGTATGTCATCGGCGGGCGCGGCATGTTCATCGTCCGCGATGAAGCCCAGCTGGCGGCATTGGTGGAGCAAGGTGAGCTAACGTACCCGATTTTAATTGACGCGTACTTGGATGGGAAAGAGGCGGAAGCGGACATTGTTACAGATGGAACCGACATCGTGCTGCCGGTCGTCATTGAACACGTCGAAAAAGCCGGCGTCCATTCTGGGGACAGCTACGCATGGCTGCCGGCGCAGACGCTCACAGACGAAGAAAAAGCGAAAATCGTCGATTACGCAGGCCGGATCGCCAAAAAGCTTGGCTTTAAAGGAATTATGAACATTCAATACGTCATTGCCGGCGGCAATGTGTACGTGCTTGAAGTGAATCCGCGCGCAAGCCGGACGGTGCCGATCGTCAGCAAAACGACCGGCGTGCCGCTGGCGCAAATTGCGACAAAATTATTGCTTGGGAAATCGCTTGTCGACATCGTGGACGACAAAGAGCGCGGGTTGGCGGTCATGCCGTATGCGGTATTGAAATACCCGGTTTTCTCGACATACAAGCTGCCGGGAGTGGATCCGACGGTCGGGCCGGAAATGAAATCGACCGGCGAAGGCATCAGCATCGCCGCGACGAAAGAAGAAGCGGCGTACAAAGCGTTTTATGCATACTTGCAAAAGAAAGCAAACGCCAAGGAAATCTATGTGATCGGCGACATCGATGAGGCGCTAGCCGCGGAAATCGAAGCGAAACAGCTTGCCATCGTGTCAAAGGTGCCGTTGGCCGAGTGGGTGAAGCGAAGCGCAGCGCTGGCGGTCATCGATTTGCGCAAGGAAGAAGGCGAGGCCTCAAAACGAATGGCTGCGTTGTCCCGACAGTTGCTCGTCTTCACAGAACGCGAAACGGTGAAACTTTTCTTGCAGGCGCTCGATGTCGACCATCTCGATGTGCAGCCGATCCACGATTGGCTGGCGAAGAAAAAACAGGCAGAACAGGCGGTGATCGCATGA
- the argC gene encoding N-acetyl-gamma-glutamyl-phosphate reductase codes for MDVAIIGATGYSGAELVRLLHGHPHVSRCDVFSSSQDGMHLSESFPHVGDIGGAVLHKLDIEALSRYDAVFFATPPGVSGEWAPALVDRGVKVVDLSGDFRLQDGAVYEQWYGRPAASAEYLAKAVYGLTEWNREAIRGAVLLSNPGCYPTATLLGLAPLVKERLIEEDSIIVDAKSGVSGAGRKAGLGTHFSEVNENVKIYKVNAHQHIPEIEQMLQTWNEAVAPITFSTHLIPMTRGIMATIYAKAKQPLSLGDLVDLYKTSYKDSPFVRIRKPGQFPATKEVYGSNYCDIGLAYDERTGRVTVVSVIDNLMKGAAGQAVQNFNLMMGWDEAEGLHSLPMYP; via the coding sequence ATGGACGTAGCCATTATTGGAGCGACGGGGTACAGCGGCGCAGAGCTGGTCCGCTTGTTGCACGGGCATCCGCATGTGAGCCGCTGCGATGTGTTCTCATCGTCTCAGGACGGAATGCATTTATCGGAAAGTTTCCCGCACGTCGGTGATATCGGTGGTGCGGTGTTGCATAAACTTGACATCGAGGCGCTTTCCCGTTATGATGCGGTTTTTTTCGCCACGCCGCCTGGAGTGTCGGGGGAGTGGGCGCCGGCGCTTGTCGACCGGGGAGTGAAGGTGGTTGATTTATCGGGCGATTTCCGTTTGCAAGACGGGGCGGTGTACGAACAATGGTACGGGCGGCCGGCCGCGTCTGCGGAATATTTGGCAAAAGCCGTATATGGGCTGACGGAGTGGAACCGGGAGGCGATCCGCGGGGCCGTGCTTTTGTCCAACCCGGGCTGCTATCCGACGGCGACGCTGCTTGGTCTCGCCCCGCTTGTTAAAGAAAGGCTCATTGAAGAAGACTCGATCATCGTGGACGCCAAATCGGGCGTATCGGGGGCGGGACGGAAAGCCGGGCTCGGGACGCATTTTTCCGAAGTGAACGAAAATGTGAAAATTTATAAAGTGAACGCCCACCAACACATTCCGGAAATTGAGCAAATGCTGCAGACGTGGAATGAAGCGGTGGCGCCGATCACGTTCAGCACTCATTTGATCCCGATGACGCGAGGCATTATGGCGACGATCTATGCGAAGGCGAAACAGCCGCTTTCGCTTGGCGACTTGGTAGATTTATATAAAACAAGTTATAAAGATTCGCCGTTTGTTCGCATCCGCAAGCCGGGGCAGTTTCCGGCGACGAAGGAAGTGTATGGCTCGAACTATTGCGACATCGGCCTCGCCTACGATGAGCGGACGGGACGGGTGACGGTCGTGTCGGTGATCGACAACTTGATGAAAGGCGCTGCCGGGCAGGCGGTGCAAAACTTCAATTTGATGATGGGCTGGGATGAGGCTGAGGGCCTCCACTCCTTGCCGATGTATCCGTGA
- the moaD gene encoding molybdopterin converting factor subunit 1, producing the protein MIRLLFFAHLGEQIGEREVTWPHVPETVKKLKDEVEERYGVSLERVMTAINEEYARDEAPLHAGDTVAFIPPVSGG; encoded by the coding sequence ATGATCCGTCTGTTGTTTTTCGCCCATTTGGGCGAGCAAATCGGCGAACGGGAAGTGACATGGCCGCACGTCCCAGAAACAGTAAAAAAGCTGAAAGACGAAGTGGAAGAGCGCTACGGCGTCTCGCTTGAGCGCGTCATGACGGCGATCAATGAGGAATATGCCCGCGACGAGGCGCCGCTTCACGCCGGCGACACGGTCGCCTTTATTCCACCAGTAAGCGGAGGATGA
- the argJ gene encoding bifunctional ornithine acetyltransferase/N-acetylglutamate synthase, translating to MTITKQTGQVTAVADGTVVTPKGFQAAGVNAGLRYSKKDLGVIVCDVPASAAAVYTQSRFQAAPLKVTQESLAAEQKLQAVIVNSACANACTGAQGLKDAYEMRELCAKQFGLAPHYVAVASTGVIGECLPMEKIRAGIKQLVPGATAADAEAFQTAILTTDTVMKHACYETTVDGKTITVGGAAKGSGMIHPNMATMLAFITTDANISSPVLQEALRSITDVSFNQITVDGDTSTNDMVVVMASGLAGNGELTPDHPDWECFYEALRKTCEDLAKQIAKDGEGATKLIEVRVRGAKTDDEAKKVAKQIVGSNLVKTAVYGADANWGRIIGAIGYADADVNPDNVDVAIGPIVMLKGSEPQPFSEEEAAAYLQQETVVIEVDLHMGDGVGVAWGCDLTYDYVKINASYRT from the coding sequence ATGACGATCACAAAACAAACGGGGCAAGTGACGGCGGTCGCCGACGGAACAGTGGTCACGCCGAAAGGATTTCAAGCGGCCGGAGTGAATGCCGGGCTGCGCTATTCGAAAAAAGATTTAGGAGTTATTGTCTGCGATGTGCCGGCTTCGGCGGCGGCAGTGTATACGCAAAGCCGTTTTCAGGCGGCGCCGCTGAAAGTGACGCAAGAGAGCCTTGCCGCCGAGCAAAAACTGCAAGCCGTCATCGTCAACAGCGCGTGTGCGAACGCCTGCACCGGTGCGCAAGGGCTTAAAGACGCCTATGAAATGCGCGAGCTGTGCGCGAAGCAGTTTGGGTTGGCGCCTCATTATGTGGCGGTAGCTTCCACCGGCGTCATTGGCGAATGCTTGCCGATGGAGAAAATCCGCGCCGGCATCAAACAGCTCGTCCCAGGGGCGACAGCGGCGGATGCAGAGGCGTTTCAAACAGCGATTTTAACGACCGATACGGTGATGAAACACGCTTGTTACGAAACGACGGTCGACGGCAAAACGATTACTGTCGGCGGGGCGGCGAAAGGGTCGGGGATGATCCATCCGAACATGGCGACGATGCTTGCCTTCATCACGACCGATGCCAACATTTCTTCACCGGTGCTTCAGGAGGCGCTCCGTTCGATTACGGATGTGTCATTCAATCAAATTACCGTTGACGGCGATACGTCGACGAACGATATGGTCGTTGTGATGGCGAGCGGGCTTGCCGGAAACGGCGAATTGACGCCGGATCATCCGGATTGGGAATGCTTTTACGAAGCGCTGCGGAAAACGTGCGAAGACTTGGCGAAACAAATCGCCAAAGACGGCGAAGGAGCGACGAAGCTCATTGAAGTGCGCGTGCGCGGCGCGAAAACGGACGATGAGGCGAAAAAAGTGGCGAAGCAAATCGTCGGTTCGAACTTGGTGAAAACCGCGGTCTACGGCGCGGATGCCAACTGGGGGCGGATCATCGGCGCGATCGGCTATGCGGATGCAGACGTCAACCCGGACAATGTCGACGTCGCGATCGGGCCGATTGTGATGCTGAAAGGAAGCGAGCCGCAGCCGTTCTCGGAAGAAGAAGCGGCGGCGTATTTGCAGCAAGAGACCGTCGTCATTGAGGTCGACTTGCACATGGGCGATGGTGTCGGCGTTGCGTGGGGCTGCGATTTGACATACGATTATGTGAAAATTAACGCCAGTTACCGGACGTAA
- a CDS encoding carbamoyl phosphate synthase small subunit, whose protein sequence is MKAYLHVASGKTFSGELAAPLEQTVVGEVVFFTGMTGYQEVLTDPSYKNQVIVFTYPLIGNYGINEDDFESKRPHVEAVVVYEASREGFHYGAKYSLAEYLRHWNIPLLTHVDTRALVKEIRTAGTMMAELSASPVPAAAAREAAFPVRDVSTKTIETYGHGGPHFVLIDFGCKKSILQSLLSRGCRVTVVPYDTAPETIEALKPDGLVLSNGPGDPKQLGHQLPTIRQLIDRYPTLAICLGHQLVALAYGADTEKLRFGHRGANQPVWDAVKQKVVMTSQNHSYVVKEGSLAGKPFDIRFINVNDGSVEGIVHRHKPILSVQYHPEAHPGPQDTGYIFDEFLQTVAKGENVYA, encoded by the coding sequence GTGAAAGCGTACTTGCATGTGGCGAGCGGAAAAACGTTCAGCGGCGAACTCGCCGCTCCGCTTGAACAAACAGTGGTCGGGGAGGTTGTTTTTTTCACGGGGATGACCGGGTACCAAGAAGTGCTGACCGACCCGTCGTATAAAAACCAAGTCATCGTCTTTACGTATCCATTGATCGGCAATTATGGCATCAATGAAGACGACTTTGAAAGCAAGCGGCCGCATGTAGAAGCCGTCGTTGTCTACGAAGCGAGCCGTGAAGGCTTCCACTACGGGGCGAAATACAGTCTGGCGGAATATTTGCGGCATTGGAACATTCCGCTTCTAACCCACGTCGATACGCGCGCCCTCGTGAAAGAAATCCGCACCGCAGGGACGATGATGGCGGAATTGAGCGCGTCGCCGGTTCCGGCGGCAGCCGCTAGGGAAGCGGCGTTTCCGGTGCGCGACGTATCAACGAAAACGATTGAGACGTACGGCCATGGCGGCCCGCATTTTGTGCTTATCGATTTCGGCTGCAAAAAATCGATTTTGCAGTCGCTCTTATCGCGCGGCTGTCGGGTGACGGTCGTGCCATACGATACAGCGCCGGAAACGATCGAGGCGCTGAAACCGGACGGCCTTGTCCTCTCGAACGGCCCGGGCGATCCGAAACAGTTGGGTCATCAGCTTCCCACTATTCGTCAGCTCATCGACCGATATCCGACGCTCGCCATCTGCCTTGGCCATCAGCTCGTCGCCTTGGCGTACGGGGCGGATACGGAAAAGCTCCGCTTCGGGCACCGCGGCGCCAACCAGCCGGTGTGGGACGCGGTGAAACAAAAAGTGGTGATGACATCGCAAAACCATAGTTACGTCGTCAAAGAGGGCAGTTTGGCGGGCAAACCGTTTGACATTCGCTTTATCAACGTCAATGACGGCTCGGTCGAGGGCATCGTCCATCGCCATAAACCGATTTTATCTGTGCAATATCACCCGGAGGCGCATCCGGGGCCGCAAGATACCGGTTATATTTTTGATGAATTTTTGCAAACCGTCGCAAAGGGAGAGAACGTCTATGCCTAA